A genomic stretch from Rhodobacterales bacterium HKCCA1288 includes:
- a CDS encoding CarD family transcriptional regulator, translating to MSKARKSQEFSPNDYVVYPAHGVGQIISIEEQEIAGINLELFVISFEKDKMTLRVPTAKATEVGMRSLSSPDVVSKALDTLKGKARVKRAMWSRRAQEYEQKINSGDLIAIAEVVRDLHRADDQREQSYSERQLYEAALERLTRELAAVQGMDERGAQQRVDEVLTARAA from the coding sequence ATGAGCAAGGCGCGTAAATCGCAAGAATTCAGCCCCAATGATTATGTGGTCTATCCCGCCCATGGTGTGGGTCAGATCATCTCGATTGAAGAGCAAGAGATTGCTGGCATCAATCTGGAGCTGTTCGTGATCTCGTTTGAAAAAGACAAAATGACCCTGCGGGTGCCAACCGCAAAGGCCACTGAGGTCGGGATGCGCTCGCTGTCGAGCCCCGATGTCGTGTCCAAGGCGCTAGATACGCTGAAGGGTAAGGCGCGGGTGAAGCGGGCCATGTGGTCGCGCCGTGCGCAAGAATATGAGCAAAAGATCAATTCTGGCGATTTGATCGCAATTGCCGAAGTGGTGCGCGATTTGCATCGTGCGGATGACCAGCGCGAGCAAAGCTATTCTGAGCGTCAGCTGTATGAAGCAGCGCTCGAGCGTTTGACCCGCGAGTTGGCCGCCGTGCAAGGCATGGATGAGCGCGGCGCGCAGCAGCGCGTGGATGAGGTTTTGACCGCCCGCGCGGCCTAA
- a CDS encoding ferredoxin family protein, with protein sequence MTYVVTDNCIACKYTDCVEVCPVDCFYEGENMLVIHPDECIDCGVCEPECPADAIRPDTEPDMEQWVEFNRKWSEAWPVIITKKDPLPEAEEMDGKPGKMDLFSEKPGEGG encoded by the coding sequence ATGACCTATGTCGTGACCGACAATTGCATTGCCTGCAAATATACAGACTGCGTTGAGGTATGCCCCGTGGATTGCTTCTACGAGGGCGAGAATATGTTGGTCATCCATCCAGACGAATGTATCGATTGCGGCGTCTGCGAGCCTGAATGCCCTGCCGATGCGATCCGGCCCGATACTGAGCCAGATATGGAGCAGTGGGTTGAGTTTAACCGCAAATGGTCAGAAGCATGGCCTGTGATCATCACCAAGAAAGACCCACTGCCCGAGGCAGAGGAGATGGATGGCAAGCCTGGCAAAATGGATCTCTTTTCCGAAAAGCCCGGTGAAGGTGGCTAA
- a CDS encoding adenosylcobinamide-GDP ribazoletransferase, translating into MTHNFLHGNRPKLGDIAVAFALLSRLSLPFKPDYTRGAEAAWAYPLVGAAIGAIGMGLGGAALGLGLPLSVAGIIALAALILSTGAMHEDGLSDVADGFWGGWSVEDRLTIMKDSHVGVYGVIALTLSLLLRASLIITVLPQAPLALIAIAALSRAPMVVLMRFLPNPRAAGLSRSVGTPSNVTTGGAAILACLITLGLIGPLSGLLVIGVAALAALSLGLLAKAKIGGQTGDVLGASQQITEIVALAAIASVL; encoded by the coding sequence ATGACCCATAACTTTCTGCATGGAAACCGACCAAAACTAGGCGATATCGCCGTTGCCTTTGCGCTTTTGAGCCGCCTTTCCCTGCCCTTCAAACCCGATTACACGCGCGGCGCAGAGGCCGCATGGGCCTATCCGCTTGTGGGCGCGGCTATCGGCGCGATTGGGATGGGGCTTGGCGGTGCGGCTTTGGGGCTGGGCCTGCCGCTTAGCGTTGCGGGTATAATCGCGCTTGCCGCCCTTATCCTCAGCACAGGCGCGATGCATGAGGACGGTCTCTCGGATGTGGCTGATGGGTTTTGGGGCGGATGGAGTGTGGAAGATCGCCTGACCATCATGAAAGACAGTCATGTGGGCGTATACGGCGTCATTGCCCTGACCTTATCGCTGCTGCTTCGCGCAAGCCTAATCATCACGGTTTTACCGCAAGCCCCCCTTGCCCTGATTGCCATCGCCGCATTGAGCCGCGCGCCCATGGTCGTGCTGATGCGTTTTTTGCCCAACCCCCGCGCCGCGGGACTGTCGCGCAGCGTGGGAACCCCGTCTAACGTCACCACGGGCGGCGCAGCTATTCTTGCCTGTCTGATAACATTGGGCCTGATCGGGCCGCTTTCGGGCCTCTTGGTGATTGGCGTTGCGGCCTTGGCGGCATTAAGCCTTGGTTTGTTGGCTAAGGCCAAAATCGGCGGGCAAACGGGGGATGTGTTGGGGGCAAGCCAACAGATCACCGAAATTGTTGCCTTAGCGGCAATTGCATCTGTCTTATAA
- a CDS encoding RNA-binding S4 domain-containing protein translates to MTQPRPTLRIDKWLWHARFFKTRSLATRIVEEGAVRVNSARVTKPATAIGAGDVLTFAQGQTVRVVRVISLPVRRGPASEAQACYADLSEIKETVPEKPQMEGHGRPSKRERRQAISLRQGVLE, encoded by the coding sequence TTGACCCAACCCCGCCCGACCTTGCGGATTGATAAATGGCTGTGGCATGCGCGGTTCTTCAAAACCCGCAGCCTCGCCACCCGTATTGTTGAGGAGGGGGCGGTGCGGGTGAACAGCGCGCGGGTTACCAAACCCGCAACTGCCATCGGCGCGGGGGATGTTCTGACCTTCGCGCAAGGCCAGACGGTGCGCGTGGTGCGGGTTATATCCTTGCCCGTCCGCCGCGGCCCCGCTTCGGAGGCGCAGGCCTGTTATGCCGATTTGAGCGAGATCAAAGAAACTGTTCCAGAAAAGCCCCAGATGGAGGGACATGGACGCCCCTCAAAACGCGAAAGGCGACAGGCTATTTCTTTGCGCCAAGGGGTGCTTGAATGA
- a CDS encoding Lrp/AsnC family transcriptional regulator, whose amino-acid sequence MLDRTDRRLLRALQQNGAMTAQEMGRHLGLSTSQAGRRRQKLEQTGVLRAVSIDIAPEACGLSVQAFLTLTRSAHDPALMDDFKRLLHSTPEIVSAFDVTGSANTILRVWCSDLDALRELIDTIILPHPMVEKLHTEIVMAQIKPDSALPL is encoded by the coding sequence ATGCTTGATCGAACTGACCGCCGCTTATTGCGTGCCTTGCAACAAAATGGCGCAATGACGGCGCAGGAGATGGGGCGCCATCTTGGTCTTTCGACCTCTCAAGCAGGGCGGCGGCGACAAAAGCTAGAACAAACAGGCGTGCTGCGCGCGGTCAGCATAGATATTGCACCAGAGGCCTGCGGCCTCTCCGTGCAGGCGTTTTTGACACTCACCCGCAGCGCCCATGATCCTGCCTTGATGGATGATTTCAAGCGATTGCTGCACAGCACCCCTGAAATCGTTTCAGCCTTTGATGTCACAGGCTCTGCAAACACAATCCTGCGCGTTTGGTGCAGCGATCTAGACGCGCTACGCGAGCTTATTGATACCATCATCTTACCCCATCCGATGGTCGAGAAATTGCACACCGAGATCGTGATGGCGCAAATCAAGCCAGACAGTGCCTTGCCGCTCTGA
- the cobT gene encoding nicotinate-nucleotide--dimethylbenzimidazole phosphoribosyltransferase — protein sequence MQFETLSDIHAALAAAPKPDATALEAAELRNGQLTKPPAALGRLEEVAIWYCGWRGNARAQIDAPQVIVFAGNHGITAQGVSAFPPEVTVQMVANFEAGGAAINQLSKLAGAKMDVHALDLEQPTADFTEGPAMDEAAFLAAFSTGWGAVDPTSDLLVVGEMGIGNTTAAAAMACALFGGTGGDWVGRGTGVDDAGLARKADVVARGIAANPGARSDPLTALRCLGGREIVAMAGAIAAARANCIPVILDGFICTAAAACLEQAQKGALDHCVAGHLSAEGGHRKLLDAIGKQPLLNLGLRLGEGSGAALAIQILKGALACHSGMASFAEAGVSAG from the coding sequence ATGCAATTTGAGACCCTTTCCGACATTCACGCGGCCCTTGCCGCAGCCCCCAAACCTGACGCAACCGCGTTGGAGGCTGCCGAGCTGCGCAACGGCCAATTGACCAAGCCGCCTGCTGCTTTGGGGCGGCTTGAGGAGGTGGCAATCTGGTATTGCGGGTGGCGCGGCAATGCGCGCGCGCAAATTGACGCCCCACAGGTCATTGTCTTTGCAGGGAACCACGGGATCACAGCTCAGGGTGTCAGTGCCTTTCCCCCTGAGGTCACAGTGCAAATGGTTGCTAATTTCGAGGCAGGCGGGGCAGCGATCAATCAACTGTCCAAACTTGCTGGTGCGAAGATGGATGTTCATGCGCTTGATCTGGAACAGCCAACCGCAGATTTCACGGAAGGCCCTGCAATGGATGAGGCCGCGTTTTTGGCTGCGTTCTCAACAGGCTGGGGGGCTGTTGATCCAACTTCTGATCTTTTGGTGGTAGGAGAAATGGGGATCGGCAACACCACCGCGGCTGCGGCGATGGCCTGTGCGCTGTTTGGTGGCACGGGGGGCGATTGGGTTGGTCGCGGCACGGGTGTGGATGATGCGGGCCTTGCGCGCAAGGCGGATGTGGTGGCGCGGGGGATTGCCGCGAACCCTGGGGCGCGGAGCGATCCATTGACGGCTTTGCGATGCTTGGGCGGGCGCGAGATTGTTGCCATGGCGGGCGCGATTGCTGCGGCGCGCGCAAACTGCATCCCTGTTATCCTTGATGGATTTATCTGCACTGCGGCGGCCGCCTGTTTGGAGCAGGCCCAAAAGGGTGCATTGGATCATTGTGTGGCAGGCCATCTTTCGGCTGAGGGGGGGCATCGCAAATTGCTGGACGCGATTGGCAAACAGCCTTTACTGAACCTTGGATTGCGTCTTGGTGAAGGCAGCGGGGCCGCCTTGGCCATTCAAATTCTTAAAGGGGCGCTTGCCTGCCACTCAGGCATGGCAAGCTTTGCTGAAGCTGGCGTCAGCGCGGGTTAA
- a CDS encoding cation:proton antiporter, producing MESLLLQATIYLSAMVIAVPLTVRFGLGSVLGYLLAGIAIGPLIGYIGSDTDDLQHYAEFGVVLMLFLIGLELEPRNLWDMRQRLIGLGGAQVVLTTFALAGVALLFGLQWQLALATGMILALSSTAIVLQTLSEKGLMKTNGGRGAFSVLMTQDIAVIPMLAFLPLLAVSGSLSFAQDGSIQRATDTADHGAHSFSLVEGLPGWGVTLVTIAAIALVILAGHFLSRPLFRFIHMARLREVYTAVALVIVVGIAALMILVGLSPALGAFIAGVVLANSEFRHELEADIAPFKGLLLGLFFITVGAGINFGTLFSAPLTILGLTLGMMALKGVILLAIGFAFGMRKKDLSLFTLGLAQAGEFGFVLISFSVQQSVMTDATGQMLLLVVALSMLLTPLAFILYDRLAHRLADTGTAPEADEIGETAPIIIAGVGRFGQVVNRVVQGAGFKTVVLDADLSVIQLMRGFGFKAFFGDPTRPELLTAAGLEEAKVLVVAVDNKESAVRLVTYARRIRPDLHITARAHDRLHVYELYKAGADHIVREMFDSSLRAARYVLEDMGLSDYEAHEMEVAFYRHDRQNLRDLAELWKPGVPIAENPAYMERARELNANLEAALLSALDEATRENAMGEGPTDRRRARGDASALSGKLSRGGARDAS from the coding sequence ATGGAAAGCCTGCTTTTACAGGCGACAATCTATCTTTCTGCGATGGTGATCGCTGTGCCCCTGACCGTGCGGTTTGGTCTGGGATCGGTCTTGGGGTATTTGCTTGCTGGCATCGCGATTGGCCCATTGATTGGGTATATCGGCTCGGACACAGATGACCTTCAACATTACGCCGAATTTGGCGTGGTGCTGATGCTGTTTCTGATCGGTTTAGAGCTAGAGCCGCGCAATCTTTGGGATATGCGGCAACGCTTGATTGGTTTGGGCGGGGCGCAGGTTGTTTTGACAACCTTCGCGCTTGCAGGGGTCGCGCTGCTCTTTGGCTTGCAATGGCAATTGGCCTTGGCAACAGGGATGATCTTGGCCCTGTCTTCGACCGCGATTGTGCTACAGACGCTCAGCGAAAAGGGATTGATGAAAACCAACGGCGGCCGCGGCGCGTTTTCTGTGCTTATGACCCAAGATATTGCCGTCATTCCGATGTTGGCGTTCCTTCCCCTTTTGGCCGTGTCGGGCAGTTTAAGTTTTGCGCAAGACGGCTCGATCCAACGCGCCACCGATACGGCGGATCATGGGGCCCATTCCTTCTCACTGGTCGAAGGACTGCCGGGATGGGGGGTGACGCTGGTCACAATTGCCGCCATCGCGCTTGTGATCCTTGCGGGGCATTTCCTATCCCGCCCCCTGTTCCGCTTTATCCACATGGCGCGTTTGCGCGAGGTCTATACCGCGGTGGCCCTCGTGATCGTTGTTGGAATCGCAGCCCTGATGATCTTGGTGGGTCTTTCGCCCGCGCTTGGGGCGTTTATTGCGGGCGTTGTCCTCGCCAATTCCGAATTTCGCCATGAATTAGAGGCCGATATCGCCCCATTCAAAGGCCTGCTCTTGGGGCTATTCTTTATCACAGTGGGCGCAGGTATAAATTTCGGAACGCTATTTTCAGCGCCCCTGACAATCTTGGGTCTGACCTTGGGAATGATGGCCCTCAAAGGCGTGATCCTTCTGGCTATCGGCTTTGCCTTTGGAATGCGGAAAAAAGACCTGTCTCTCTTTACGCTGGGCCTTGCACAAGCGGGCGAGTTTGGCTTTGTTTTGATCTCATTCTCAGTGCAGCAATCGGTGATGACCGATGCGACCGGCCAAATGCTATTGTTGGTTGTGGCGCTGTCCATGCTCCTGACACCTTTGGCCTTCATCCTCTATGATCGGCTTGCCCATCGTTTGGCCGATACAGGCACCGCCCCAGAGGCCGATGAAATCGGGGAAACCGCGCCCATCATCATCGCAGGCGTGGGGCGGTTTGGGCAGGTGGTCAATCGTGTTGTCCAAGGTGCAGGGTTTAAGACGGTGGTGCTCGATGCCGATTTATCGGTCATCCAGCTGATGCGCGGCTTTGGCTTTAAGGCGTTTTTCGGTGACCCGACCCGCCCCGAACTTTTGACCGCGGCAGGGTTAGAAGAGGCCAAGGTTCTTGTCGTTGCGGTCGACAACAAGGAAAGCGCGGTGCGTCTTGTCACCTATGCGCGCCGCATCAGGCCAGATCTCCATATCACCGCACGGGCGCATGATCGGCTGCACGTCTACGAGCTTTATAAGGCAGGTGCAGATCATATCGTGCGCGAGATGTTCGACAGCTCACTGCGGGCCGCGCGCTATGTGCTTGAGGATATGGGCCTGTCTGATTACGAGGCCCATGAAATGGAGGTGGCCTTTTACCGCCATGACCGCCAAAATCTGCGCGATTTGGCGGAACTGTGGAAACCAGGCGTGCCGATTGCCGAGAACCCCGCCTATATGGAACGCGCGCGCGAATTGAACGCGAACCTTGAGGCGGCGCTGCTCAGCGCATTAGACGAAGCCACGCGTGAGAACGCCATGGGGGAAGGCCCGACAGATCGCCGCCGCGCGCGCGGTGATGCCAGCGCACTTTCGGGCAAGCTGTCACGTGGCGGTGCGCGGGATGCCTCTTAA